The Paenibacillus tianjinensis genome has a window encoding:
- a CDS encoding chemotaxis protein CheD — MIEEQSIIKVGMADLNVGSQESLIRTTGLGSCVGLTMFDPGKKLAGMAHVMLPSSEIAREGQMNIAKFADTAVPELLSRLLALGAVRSRIVAKMAGGSQMFAFAGGNDTMRIGPRNVESCKLALEALNIPLIAEDTGGNFGRTIEIACSTGVLYIRSVQKGAKEI; from the coding sequence ATGATTGAAGAACAAAGCATTATTAAGGTTGGAATGGCAGATCTTAATGTAGGCAGCCAAGAGAGTCTTATCCGCACCACTGGGCTTGGCTCCTGCGTTGGTCTTACAATGTTTGATCCCGGGAAGAAGCTGGCGGGGATGGCGCATGTGATGCTGCCTTCGTCGGAGATCGCCCGCGAGGGTCAAATGAACATCGCCAAGTTTGCGGATACCGCAGTGCCGGAGCTGTTGTCCCGCTTACTGGCGCTTGGAGCGGTTCGCAGCCGGATCGTAGCCAAGATGGCCGGTGGCTCTCAAATGTTTGCCTTTGCCGGGGGGAATGACACCATGAGGATCGGGCCTCGTAACGTGGAATCCTGCAAGCTTGCTCTTGAGGCTTTGAACATCCCTTTAATTGCCGAAGACACAGGCGGAAATTTTGGGCGTACGATAGAAATTGCCTGCAGCACAGGAGTGCTTTACATCCGCAGTGTGCAAAAAGGCGCTAAGGAAATATAA
- a CDS encoding DUF342 domain-containing protein, which yields MIGHYALDQYVSITFSEDKGIAYLQFSKKDENFTCSFEDLESFLHSHEVRYGIQRDIVKRISSNPEEYFFSRVPIAIGDEPVHGVDGKVVLTVDLEEDRKPLEKEDGKVDYKDLVRLHNVLKGQIIGRTIPPVPGQKGKTVTGEEIPFRAGKEAHFKVGKNVLVDQSETAMYAAIDGLVTLTDKGKINVFPVYEVNGDVDYSTGNIDFVGTVVIRGNVLTGFTVKSAGDIRVVGGVEGAELISGGSIEITGGIIGYNKGLVSAGKNVKVSFIQDGNVVAGEDVIVSQSIMHSNIRAGRDVLCNGAKGLIVGGIVQAGEKVVARTIGNTMSTATAIEVGVVPELRNEINELRQELKQLMENEDKTNKALYLLNQLANNGQLSPDKVALRVKLNATKQSHMRDEKRIKERVLEIEKMLEDTTRAKVEVIKTIYGGSKIVIGRYTRFVKDPTERVVFRYTEGDISLTPYI from the coding sequence TTGATCGGTCATTATGCTTTGGATCAATACGTAAGTATTACGTTTTCTGAGGATAAAGGGATTGCCTACCTACAGTTCTCCAAGAAGGATGAGAATTTCACCTGTTCCTTCGAAGATTTGGAGAGCTTCCTGCACAGTCATGAGGTTCGTTACGGTATACAGCGGGATATTGTGAAGCGGATTAGCAGCAACCCTGAAGAGTATTTTTTCAGCAGAGTACCCATTGCAATTGGTGATGAGCCGGTGCATGGCGTTGACGGAAAGGTTGTTCTTACCGTAGATCTTGAAGAAGACCGCAAACCGCTGGAAAAGGAAGACGGTAAGGTCGACTACAAAGATTTGGTACGTCTGCATAATGTTTTGAAGGGACAAATCATCGGGAGAACAATTCCGCCGGTACCCGGACAGAAGGGGAAAACAGTCACCGGAGAGGAGATTCCTTTCAGAGCAGGGAAAGAAGCTCACTTCAAAGTTGGTAAGAACGTACTGGTCGACCAGAGTGAGACTGCGATGTACGCGGCCATTGACGGCTTAGTTACACTTACAGACAAAGGGAAAATCAATGTATTTCCTGTATACGAAGTCAATGGCGATGTGGACTACAGCACGGGCAATATTGATTTTGTAGGCACAGTAGTTATCCGCGGTAACGTGTTGACCGGGTTTACTGTGAAATCTGCTGGGGACATTCGTGTTGTCGGAGGCGTGGAAGGCGCGGAGTTGATTTCCGGAGGTTCGATAGAAATTACCGGGGGAATTATTGGCTACAATAAAGGCCTGGTCAGTGCCGGCAAAAATGTTAAGGTATCCTTTATTCAGGATGGGAATGTAGTTGCTGGAGAAGATGTGATTGTATCCCAGAGTATAATGCATTCAAATATACGCGCAGGGCGTGATGTTTTGTGCAACGGAGCAAAAGGCCTCATCGTAGGCGGAATTGTGCAGGCTGGGGAAAAAGTTGTAGCCCGGACAATCGGGAATACGATGTCAACCGCCACGGCTATCGAAGTGGGAGTAGTTCCAGAGCTGCGTAATGAGATTAATGAGCTTCGTCAGGAACTCAAACAGCTGATGGAAAATGAGGACAAAACCAATAAGGCGCTTTATCTGTTAAACCAGCTTGCGAACAACGGCCAGCTGTCACCTGATAAAGTAGCGCTTCGTGTGAAATTGAACGCTACCAAACAGTCCCACATGCGTGATGAAAAGCGGATTAAAGAACGTGTGCTGGAAATTGAGAAAATGCTAGAAGATACGACTAGAGCTAAAGTGGAAGTGATCAAAACGATCTATGGCGGTTCTAAAATTGTAATCGGCAGATATACCAGATTCGTCAAAGATCCGACGGAACGGGTTGTATTTCGTTATACGGAAGGCGATATTTCGTTGACCCCGTATATTTAA
- the cheB gene encoding protein-glutamate methylesterase/protein-glutamine glutaminase has product MRPYKVLVVDDSAFMRKIISDLIENEPNFQVTATAANGREAVEKVNEFHPDLVTMDVEMPEMNGLEALKVIMAEHPLPVIMLSGINEEGMRETIIALESGAFDFIRKPSISNSQDITAVGIALREQMKGAMLAREQREARISSLNADVMVSDTASPPAASPSVVPEPTVRKPVQPKKATEAPVKPAVDQAKPAERQINKIPDKTSAGNGTTRNLSQPLAVPPKPAAPEKLQTRGKKESAPALPEIRSIPESPSVSLNEPPVSGNDRKLVTKGLRKLVAVGCSTGGPRALKTFLENIPADFPAPIVIVQHMPPNFTKSLAQRLNTFSPLEVSEAEHGMILRPGAAYIAPGGFHLKVVPASGGQYAIELTNEESRNGHRPSVDTLFESLLPLTALERHAVIMTGMGSDGAKMMKALYDKGVTSTFAESEETCVVYGMPRSAVELKCVKYVLPLQEIAPRLVQNVK; this is encoded by the coding sequence ATGAGGCCATATAAAGTATTGGTTGTAGATGATTCTGCATTTATGCGTAAGATCATTTCCGATTTAATTGAAAACGAACCTAACTTCCAAGTAACCGCGACTGCTGCCAACGGGCGGGAAGCGGTTGAGAAAGTAAATGAGTTTCATCCGGATCTGGTGACCATGGATGTGGAGATGCCGGAGATGAACGGCCTGGAGGCACTAAAAGTAATCATGGCCGAGCATCCATTGCCGGTAATTATGCTGTCAGGCATTAATGAAGAAGGCATGAGGGAAACCATCATTGCACTTGAATCGGGTGCTTTCGATTTTATCCGTAAGCCATCGATTTCAAATTCACAGGATATTACAGCAGTTGGGATAGCACTAAGAGAGCAGATGAAGGGAGCTATGCTGGCCCGTGAGCAGCGTGAAGCGAGAATTTCTTCCCTCAACGCTGATGTTATGGTGTCAGACACCGCCTCACCGCCGGCCGCAAGCCCATCAGTTGTTCCAGAGCCTACTGTACGTAAGCCTGTTCAGCCAAAGAAAGCTACAGAAGCTCCTGTTAAGCCTGCTGTAGACCAAGCGAAACCGGCTGAGAGGCAGATTAACAAAATACCTGACAAGACTTCTGCCGGCAACGGGACAACCCGGAATTTGTCCCAGCCTTTGGCTGTCCCTCCAAAGCCTGCTGCTCCCGAGAAACTGCAGACCCGGGGTAAGAAAGAATCCGCTCCCGCTTTGCCGGAAATCCGTTCGATACCTGAATCGCCTTCCGTTTCTCTTAATGAGCCGCCAGTTTCAGGTAATGACCGCAAACTGGTAACAAAAGGGCTGCGTAAGCTGGTTGCAGTAGGCTGCTCCACAGGCGGCCCTAGGGCACTCAAAACATTTTTGGAGAATATTCCGGCAGATTTCCCGGCGCCGATTGTTATCGTGCAGCATATGCCGCCCAATTTCACTAAATCGCTGGCACAGCGGCTGAACACCTTTAGTCCGCTTGAGGTATCGGAAGCTGAACATGGCATGATTTTGCGTCCTGGAGCGGCATATATCGCCCCTGGCGGGTTTCACCTCAAGGTGGTTCCGGCATCTGGAGGACAATATGCTATCGAGCTTACGAATGAAGAATCACGCAACGGCCACCGTCCTTCCGTAGATACATTGTTCGAATCACTGCTGCCGCTGACAGCGCTGGAGCGCCATGCGGTTATCATGACAGGGATGGGCAGCGATGGAGCAAAAATGATGAAGGCCCTTTACGATAAAGGGGTCACCTCAACGTTTGCCGAGAGTGAAGAGACCTGCGTTGTTTACGGAATGCCGCGTTCGGCAGTGGAATTAAAGTGTGTTAAATATGTCCTGCCGTTGCAAGAAATCGCACCACGGCTGGTACAAAATGTAAAATAA
- the ltrA gene encoding group II intron reverse transcriptase/maturase, whose translation MRSHEVQRQQNISQESLRQREAVKPPGYAGAPSSSSAQIAPSSREAESNLLERMLEGDNLRLAYKRVVQNGRAPGVDNVTVANLQAYLKTHWESVKAELLAGAYRPASVKRVEIPKPGGGVRLLGIPTVMDRFLQQALLQVMNPIFDAEFSWYSYGFRPGKSAHDAVKQAQRYIQSGLRWVIDLDLEKFFDRINHDMLMARVARKVTDKRVLILIRAYLNAGVMVNGKLERSREGTPQGGPLSPLLANILLDDLDKELAGRGLRFVRYADDCNIFVASKRAGERVMESVSRFVEGKLKLKVNRDKSAVARPWHRKFLGFSFLSQKQATIRLAPKTISRFKERIRELTNRTWSISMEERIRQVNRYVMGWLGYFHLASAKKHLQTLDQWIRRRLRMCLWKQWKRVRTRIRELRALGVPEWACFTMANSRRGAWEMSRNTNNALPTSYWEGKGLKSLLSRYLELC comes from the coding sequence ATGCGTTCGCATGAAGTGCAAAGACAGCAGAATATCTCGCAAGAGAGCTTACGGCAAAGAGAAGCGGTGAAGCCGCCAGGGTATGCCGGAGCGCCGAGTTCTTCGTCGGCACAAATCGCCCCTTCCTCTCGCGAAGCAGAGAGCAACTTGCTGGAGCGAATGCTCGAAGGAGACAACCTTCGGCTCGCGTATAAACGAGTGGTACAAAACGGAAGAGCGCCCGGTGTGGACAATGTAACGGTAGCGAATCTACAAGCTTATTTGAAAACACATTGGGAATCGGTGAAAGCCGAACTTCTAGCGGGGGCTTACAGACCTGCGTCAGTCAAACGGGTGGAAATCCCCAAACCCGGAGGCGGTGTAAGGCTACTAGGCATCCCAACCGTTATGGACCGTTTTCTCCAGCAGGCGCTTCTACAAGTCATGAACCCGATCTTTGACGCAGAGTTCTCCTGGTATAGCTATGGCTTTCGACCGGGGAAAAGTGCACATGACGCCGTGAAACAAGCGCAAAGATATATCCAAAGTGGCCTCCGGTGGGTCATAGACCTCGATCTGGAGAAATTCTTTGACCGGATAAACCACGACATGCTGATGGCAAGAGTGGCGCGGAAAGTGACAGACAAAAGAGTACTGATCCTGATTCGTGCGTATCTGAACGCCGGAGTTATGGTGAACGGAAAGCTGGAACGTAGCCGGGAAGGAACGCCCCAAGGCGGTCCGCTCAGTCCGCTTTTGGCAAACATTCTACTGGACGATCTGGATAAGGAATTGGCCGGACGCGGGCTGCGTTTTGTACGCTATGCGGACGACTGTAATATCTTTGTGGCGAGTAAACGAGCGGGCGAACGGGTCATGGAATCGGTTAGCCGATTTGTAGAAGGAAAGCTGAAACTGAAAGTGAACCGGGATAAAAGTGCGGTAGCAAGACCGTGGCACCGAAAGTTCTTAGGTTTCAGTTTCCTGAGTCAGAAGCAGGCAACGATTCGATTAGCTCCGAAAACAATCTCGCGATTCAAGGAAAGAATCCGTGAACTAACGAATCGAACGTGGTCTATTTCCATGGAAGAGCGAATTCGCCAAGTGAACCGGTATGTGATGGGATGGCTTGGCTATTTCCATCTGGCGTCGGCGAAGAAACACCTCCAAACGCTGGACCAGTGGATTCGGAGAAGGCTGCGAATGTGCCTGTGGAAACAATGGAAACGAGTGCGCACACGGATCCGCGAACTCCGGGCGCTTGGGGTGCCTGAGTGGGCCTGTTTCACGATGGCAAACTCACGGCGAGGCGCATGGGAAATGTCCCGGAACACAAATAATGCCCTTCCCACTTCCTACTGGGAAGGGAAAGGGCTGAAAAGTTTGCTTTCACGTTATTTGGAGCTTTGTTAA
- a CDS encoding chemotaxis protein CheC, translating into MELFKNFKDFKMDVLKEVGNIGAGNAATALSQLLNKPIDMAVPKVQLLSFEEITDKVGGAEELVYAVFLRVEGEAPGNLFFILTPEAAMNLLNRVAGIEISPDEELGEMELSALSEIGNILAGSYLSSLADFTSLSMYPTVPALAMDMAGAILGYGLLQFGQMGDDALLIDTTFLEGQNEIEGQFFLIPDPESFPKIFKSLGVPFDND; encoded by the coding sequence ATGGAGCTGTTCAAAAACTTCAAGGACTTCAAAATGGATGTTTTAAAGGAAGTCGGTAATATTGGAGCAGGTAACGCTGCCACCGCTTTATCCCAGCTCCTGAATAAGCCGATTGATATGGCTGTACCTAAAGTGCAGCTTCTGAGCTTTGAAGAAATTACTGACAAGGTCGGCGGAGCCGAAGAACTGGTTTACGCAGTGTTTCTGCGGGTTGAAGGTGAGGCCCCCGGCAATCTCTTTTTCATTCTAACACCGGAAGCGGCCATGAACCTTCTTAACCGCGTTGCGGGTATTGAAATTTCTCCTGATGAGGAACTGGGTGAAATGGAGCTTTCAGCTTTGAGTGAAATCGGCAATATTCTGGCAGGCTCTTACCTTTCATCTCTTGCAGACTTCACGTCACTATCCATGTATCCGACTGTGCCAGCTCTCGCGATGGATATGGCCGGGGCGATCCTGGGCTATGGACTCTTACAGTTCGGCCAAATGGGGGATGACGCACTGCTCATCGATACGACGTTCCTGGAAGGCCAGAATGAAATAGAAGGACAATTTTTCCTTATTCCTGATCCCGAATCATTCCCGAAAATTTTCAAATCATTAGGAGTACCGTTTGATAATGATTGA
- a CDS encoding chemotaxis protein CheA encodes MDMNQYLSMFIDESNDHLQSLNESMMGLEANPEDISIVQVIFRSAHTLKGMAATMGFEDLASLTHQMENVLDLVRNNKLRMQDFIFDTLFKSLDALESMVEDITGGGEGKADVSAIVSSLQAIVRGEVPAAAGAAAEVTAAAATTGDAQISLDEFQYSVLEQSLQEGHQVLYVDVAIRKDCQLKAVRAYMVFDLLERSGEVVKSFPSVQDIEQEKFDYGFSLYYITQKDASEIQRMILNLSEIDKVTAVALDQESLSQMAQEMSAATAEASPAAPVQESPASAPAAPAASAAKEENGKSAPVRTGGAPSRTIRVDIERLDVLMNLFSELLIDRVRLEQLASEVQNGDLTETVEHMGRVSGDLQNIVMKLRMVPVDTVFNRFPRMVRDLAKSLDKKIDLVVTGAETELDRTVIDEIGDPLVHLLRNAVDHGVESIQDRLASGKSDTGTVNLRAFHSGNHVFIEIEDDGAGIKPQKILQSAIKKGIITQEQAAAYSDDEAIQLLFAPGFSTAEVISDVSGRGVGLDVVKSKITSLGGNVVVYSTPGKGTNFSVQLPLTLSIIAAMLVKIGSEKYAIPLSSIVETGIVKNTQIRTIHGNRMIEFRNSHIPLLSLSKFYAVPDFDESTEEETEIVVVRKGERLVALAVQDFIGQNDIVIKNLGKYLPEVQGISGATILGDGQVALIIDPNAFIK; translated from the coding sequence GTGGACATGAACCAATATTTATCCATGTTTATTGATGAGTCAAATGATCATCTGCAGTCATTGAATGAGAGCATGATGGGGCTGGAAGCAAATCCTGAAGATATTAGTATTGTGCAGGTGATTTTCCGTTCGGCGCACACCCTAAAGGGTATGGCGGCTACAATGGGGTTTGAGGATTTGGCTTCCCTAACCCACCAGATGGAAAATGTACTTGATCTGGTTCGCAATAATAAACTGCGGATGCAGGATTTCATTTTTGACACATTGTTCAAAAGCTTGGATGCCCTGGAATCCATGGTAGAGGATATTACGGGCGGAGGAGAAGGTAAAGCTGATGTTTCAGCTATCGTATCTTCGCTTCAGGCTATTGTTCGGGGTGAAGTTCCAGCTGCGGCCGGTGCTGCTGCTGAAGTAACAGCTGCGGCTGCAACCACTGGCGATGCCCAAATATCTCTGGATGAGTTCCAGTACTCCGTTCTGGAACAATCGCTGCAGGAAGGACATCAGGTGCTGTATGTCGACGTGGCAATCCGTAAGGACTGTCAGTTGAAGGCGGTGCGGGCTTATATGGTTTTTGATCTCCTGGAGCGTTCAGGAGAAGTGGTCAAATCCTTCCCTTCGGTTCAGGACATAGAGCAGGAGAAATTCGACTATGGATTCTCTCTCTATTACATAACCCAAAAGGACGCTAGTGAGATTCAAAGAATGATTTTGAACTTGTCCGAGATCGACAAGGTTACTGCAGTGGCACTTGATCAAGAGTCCTTATCACAGATGGCTCAGGAGATGTCTGCTGCTACAGCTGAAGCTTCTCCTGCTGCCCCTGTACAAGAATCTCCGGCATCAGCTCCAGCAGCTCCAGCAGCTTCTGCAGCGAAAGAGGAGAACGGCAAATCAGCGCCGGTACGGACTGGCGGAGCACCTTCAAGAACGATCCGTGTAGATATCGAACGATTGGATGTGCTGATGAATCTGTTCAGCGAGCTGCTGATCGACCGTGTCCGCCTGGAACAGCTTGCTTCTGAAGTGCAGAACGGTGACCTTACTGAGACTGTTGAGCATATGGGACGGGTCAGTGGCGATTTGCAGAACATTGTTATGAAATTGCGGATGGTACCAGTAGATACCGTATTTAACAGGTTCCCCCGCATGGTTCGGGACCTTGCCAAATCCCTGGACAAAAAAATTGATCTTGTGGTTACAGGTGCGGAAACGGAACTGGACCGCACGGTCATTGATGAAATCGGAGATCCGCTGGTGCATTTGCTGCGCAACGCTGTTGACCATGGTGTAGAGTCGATTCAAGACCGGCTTGCCTCAGGAAAGTCGGATACCGGCACAGTTAATCTGCGGGCTTTCCATAGCGGCAATCACGTATTTATTGAGATTGAGGACGATGGTGCCGGAATCAAGCCGCAGAAGATCCTGCAGTCTGCAATCAAAAAAGGAATTATTACTCAAGAACAAGCAGCCGCCTATTCAGATGACGAGGCGATTCAACTTCTCTTTGCACCGGGCTTCAGCACGGCGGAAGTCATCTCCGATGTCTCAGGACGCGGCGTAGGCTTGGACGTTGTAAAATCCAAGATCACTTCGCTTGGCGGAAATGTGGTTGTCTATTCGACCCCGGGCAAGGGCACCAACTTCTCTGTTCAACTGCCACTGACCCTGTCTATCATTGCTGCCATGCTAGTAAAGATTGGTTCTGAAAAATATGCAATTCCGCTTTCATCCATTGTAGAGACCGGAATTGTGAAGAATACCCAGATCCGCACAATCCATGGTAACAGAATGATCGAGTTCCGCAACAGCCATATTCCGCTGCTTTCGCTAAGCAAATTCTATGCAGTACCTGATTTTGATGAAAGCACAGAAGAAGAAACAGAAATCGTCGTCGTCCGCAAGGGCGAACGTCTAGTTGCACTGGCTGTGCAGGACTTCATCGGACAAAACGATATTGTAATTAAGAATCTGGGTAAATATTTGCCTGAGGTTCAAGGCATTTCCGGTGCGACCATTCTTGGTGACGGGCAGGTTGCACTTATTATTGATCCGAATGCATTCATAAAATAA
- a CDS encoding FliA/WhiG family RNA polymerase sigma factor: MNEHKASLSVTDVLWERWKEHGDPEAKKKLIENYLHIVDYVSSRLAVGLPKNVSKDDLASNGVMGLIDAIEKFDYKRGLQFQTYASWRVRGAILDSLRQSDWVPRSVREKAKKIEDAYQQLEQKYLRSVSDEEMSQYLNISEPEFQNMLQDVAVMSLCSLEDPIREEESETRMSILVDDKAKNPDRKVNEFYLRDTLTKGIEKLTVKERTVVSLLYYEDLSLSEIAEVMSLSPSRISQLHSKAILRLRGTLEKNRDLLMQND; the protein is encoded by the coding sequence TTGAACGAGCATAAAGCTTCTCTATCGGTAACAGACGTGCTTTGGGAACGGTGGAAAGAACACGGTGATCCTGAAGCCAAAAAAAAGCTGATTGAGAATTACCTCCATATTGTAGATTACGTGTCCAGCCGGTTGGCTGTCGGACTGCCCAAAAATGTATCAAAAGACGATTTAGCCAGTAATGGTGTAATGGGTCTTATTGATGCAATTGAGAAATTCGACTACAAACGCGGATTGCAATTTCAAACCTATGCCTCTTGGCGTGTACGCGGTGCTATTCTGGATTCGTTACGCCAAAGTGATTGGGTTCCCAGATCTGTTCGTGAAAAAGCCAAGAAAATCGAGGATGCCTACCAGCAGCTGGAGCAGAAATATTTAAGATCAGTCAGTGACGAGGAAATGAGCCAATATCTAAATATTTCTGAGCCTGAGTTTCAAAACATGCTGCAGGATGTTGCGGTCATGTCGCTCTGCTCATTGGAAGACCCTATTCGTGAAGAAGAGTCGGAGACACGGATGTCCATCCTGGTGGACGATAAAGCTAAGAATCCAGACCGTAAAGTGAATGAATTTTACTTGCGCGATACACTCACCAAAGGCATCGAAAAATTAACGGTGAAAGAACGGACCGTAGTGTCCCTTTTATATTATGAGGATTTATCTTTGAGCGAGATCGCAGAGGTGATGTCGTTATCTCCTTCTCGAATTTCGCAGCTTCATTCAAAGGCGATTTTGCGCCTGAGGGGAACGCTTGAGAAAAATCGCGACCTTCTCATGCAGAATGATTAA
- a CDS encoding MinD/ParA family protein → MMDQAQSLRQLVSSQDSKRVSGGGASARIITVCSGKGGVGKSNFTLNFALALKAMGKRVLLFDADIGMANIDVLMGVSAKYNLYHLLKREADIGQIIQLGPGDLPFIAGGSGMDELFSLSETDLNYFTTQIAQIADTMDFILFDTGAGLSKETLKFITSADDCLVVTTPEPTAITDAYALMKVVHNSYPNVSFKLIVNQAGDEREARGTSDKIRMAASRFLQLDIPFLGFISSDAHVVQAVKKQVPFSVAFPNSAAAKDVQRLALNYLAADSADTTKVQGIKGFINKWLKRKQ, encoded by the coding sequence TTGATGGATCAGGCGCAATCTTTGAGACAGCTGGTATCAAGCCAGGACTCCAAACGCGTGTCCGGTGGCGGAGCCTCCGCCCGGATCATTACCGTCTGCAGCGGGAAAGGCGGTGTCGGAAAATCGAATTTCACGCTTAACTTTGCTTTAGCTCTAAAAGCGATGGGTAAGCGGGTGCTATTGTTCGATGCCGATATCGGGATGGCCAACATCGACGTGCTTATGGGAGTATCTGCTAAATACAATCTGTACCATCTGTTAAAAAGAGAAGCGGATATCGGACAGATTATCCAGCTTGGACCTGGCGATCTGCCGTTTATTGCAGGCGGTTCGGGTATGGATGAGCTTTTTTCCCTCTCTGAAACCGACCTGAATTACTTCACAACCCAAATTGCACAAATCGCCGACACGATGGATTTCATCCTGTTCGATACGGGGGCGGGGCTTTCCAAGGAGACGCTAAAATTTATAACCTCAGCAGATGATTGTCTGGTGGTGACGACACCGGAGCCAACCGCAATAACGGATGCATACGCACTGATGAAGGTTGTGCACAATTCTTATCCTAATGTCTCCTTCAAGCTGATCGTTAATCAGGCGGGGGATGAGAGGGAAGCAAGAGGCACCAGCGATAAAATACGCATGGCGGCCAGCCGCTTTTTGCAATTGGACATTCCTTTCTTAGGATTTATCAGCAGTGATGCGCATGTGGTTCAGGCAGTCAAAAAACAAGTTCCATTCTCAGTGGCTTTTCCGAACAGTGCAGCAGCCAAAGACGTGCAACGGCTTGCCCTCAATTACCTGGCCGCCGATTCGGCGGATACAACGAAGGTGCAGGGCATCAAGGGATTTATCAACAAGTGGTTGAAGCGAAAACAGTAA
- a CDS encoding chemotaxis protein CheW has protein sequence MAEDIKVIVFKLGSEEYGIEVEKVQTIERMMPITRVPKTYSFIKGVINLRGVVIPVIDLRGRFGIQEAEHTDQTRIIIVNVNEMEVGFIVDSANDVIDLNRDSIDTPPDVVGGIKAKYLDGVAKIGEDRLLIMLNLTEVLNKSEIVQLESLEG, from the coding sequence ATGGCTGAAGATATCAAAGTAATAGTATTCAAGCTTGGCTCTGAAGAATACGGTATTGAAGTGGAAAAAGTCCAAACCATTGAACGTATGATGCCGATTACCCGTGTGCCGAAGACCTACTCCTTTATTAAAGGAGTCATTAATTTACGAGGTGTAGTCATTCCGGTAATTGATCTGCGCGGCCGTTTCGGAATTCAAGAAGCAGAACATACGGATCAGACCCGAATTATTATCGTTAATGTGAATGAGATGGAAGTAGGATTTATTGTGGATTCTGCTAATGATGTTATTGATTTAAACCGAGATTCCATCGATACACCACCGGATGTAGTGGGCGGTATCAAAGCGAAATATCTGGATGGGGTGGCCAAAATCGGGGAAGATCGGCTGCTGATTATGCTCAACTTAACTGAAGTGCTGAATAAGAGTGAAATCGTGCAATTGGAAAGCCTAGAGGGCTAG